A single genomic interval of Halobacillus halophilus DSM 2266 harbors:
- a CDS encoding YvrJ family protein yields METWLPFITDVGFPIAVTFYLLHRVEGKLDLLIETLHQLPEKIYSVK; encoded by the coding sequence GTGGAAACTTGGCTGCCTTTCATTACAGATGTCGGCTTCCCGATAGCGGTAACTTTTTATTTACTGCACCGCGTTGAGGGAAAACTTGATCTATTAATTGAAACGCTTCATCAACTGCCTGAAAAGATTTATTCGGTCAAATAA
- a CDS encoding SCO family protein: MKRRTIWVLGLAVLLLTACGSPIETNMSRDVNSLEAVNQDGEKVILPEDYSGEYWIADFIFTSCETVCPPMTGNMSRLQQELDQEGMEVPLVSMSVDPDTDTPEKMKSFAEPYQPDFSHWNFLTGYSFQEVKEFSIKSFQSPVKQLENSNQVAHGTSFYLVTPEGEVIKSYNGTEAGSVDQIIEDLQTLKQNQ; encoded by the coding sequence ATGAAACGCAGAACAATATGGGTACTCGGTTTGGCAGTTTTACTTCTGACAGCATGCGGGTCTCCAATCGAAACAAATATGTCCAGGGATGTGAATTCCCTTGAAGCTGTAAATCAGGATGGTGAAAAAGTCATTCTGCCGGAAGACTACAGCGGTGAATACTGGATTGCTGATTTTATTTTCACAAGTTGTGAGACGGTATGTCCGCCGATGACCGGAAATATGTCCCGTTTACAGCAGGAGCTTGACCAGGAAGGGATGGAGGTCCCGCTCGTTTCTATGAGTGTAGACCCTGATACTGATACTCCTGAGAAAATGAAGTCGTTTGCTGAACCCTATCAGCCTGATTTCAGCCATTGGAACTTTCTTACGGGTTATTCCTTCCAGGAGGTAAAAGAATTTTCGATCAAGTCTTTTCAATCTCCAGTTAAACAGCTGGAGAACTCCAACCAGGTTGCTCACGGAACCAGTTTTTACCTGGTCACTCCAGAAGGAGAGGTCATTAAAAGCTATAACGGTACAGAAGCTGGAAGTGTGGATCAGATTATTGAAGATTTGCAAACATTAAAACAAAATCAATAG
- a CDS encoding patatin-like phospholipase family protein — translation MKDTGLVLEGGGMRGAYTAGVLDFFHDEGIQFPFVVGASAGACNGSSYVAGQRGRNYEVMVEYGDHPEYISYKRMFTKRQLFGMDFIFDKLPNDLVPFDYESFQSKKADFVVGTTDLETGEPQFYDHFPTRESLLKVMRASSSLPLVAPSIMYDGKQLMDGGISDPIPVGPSIKHGNAKHVFVLTRNDGYLKGKMKLGWYFNRKYRQFPMFAQSLINRHERYNERLNEVKRMEQSGKAFVLRPMKPLQVSRIERNRDRLHQLYTQGYEEAQSQADQLAAFLQT, via the coding sequence ATGAAAGATACGGGTTTAGTTTTAGAAGGCGGAGGCATGAGGGGAGCTTATACGGCAGGTGTTCTGGATTTCTTTCACGACGAAGGAATCCAATTCCCATTTGTGGTAGGTGCTTCAGCAGGTGCCTGCAATGGAAGCTCCTATGTGGCTGGACAAAGAGGCAGAAATTATGAAGTCATGGTTGAATACGGGGATCATCCCGAGTACATATCCTATAAACGAATGTTTACGAAACGGCAGTTATTTGGAATGGATTTTATTTTTGATAAACTTCCGAATGATCTGGTTCCGTTTGATTATGAATCGTTTCAATCAAAGAAGGCTGATTTTGTGGTTGGAACAACCGATCTTGAAACTGGGGAACCCCAGTTTTATGATCATTTCCCAACGAGGGAGAGTCTATTGAAAGTGATGCGTGCATCGAGTTCTCTTCCATTGGTTGCCCCGAGCATTATGTATGATGGGAAACAATTGATGGATGGGGGGATTTCGGATCCGATTCCAGTCGGTCCTTCAATTAAGCATGGAAACGCTAAACATGTATTCGTGTTAACTAGAAATGACGGTTACTTAAAAGGAAAGATGAAATTGGGCTGGTATTTTAACCGGAAATATAGACAGTTTCCGATGTTCGCTCAATCCTTGATTAACCGCCATGAACGTTATAATGAAAGATTGAATGAAGTGAAGCGGATGGAACAATCAGGAAAAGCCTTTGTACTCCGGCCAATGAAGCCCCTTCAGGTAAGCCGCATTGAAAGGAACCGGGATCGTCTTCACCAGTTGTACACTCAAGGATACGAGGAAGCGCAAAGCCAGGCTGATCAATTGGCAGCCTTTTTACAAACCTGA
- the fadH gene encoding 2,4-dienoyl-CoA reductase: MNNQVVIITGGSSGMGLYMAKRFLEEGAKVAITGRSQERLEEAKKQIAGENGDHLLLIAMDVREVEDTKRMVNETVDAFGRIDHLVNNAAGNFIVPAEKLSPNGWNSVINIVLNGTFYCSQAVGNYWIENQIKGSILNMVATYAWGAGAGVIHSASAKAGVLAMTRTLAVEWGSKYGIRANAIAPGPIERTGGAERLFQSEEATERTLKSVPLGRVGQPEEIAGLARFILSDEAAYMNGEVVTLDGGQWLNKFPF; the protein is encoded by the coding sequence ATGAATAATCAGGTGGTCATTATTACAGGGGGCTCAAGTGGTATGGGGCTCTATATGGCTAAAAGATTTCTTGAAGAAGGTGCTAAAGTCGCGATCACAGGACGATCGCAGGAGCGTTTGGAGGAAGCAAAAAAGCAGATCGCTGGAGAAAATGGAGACCATCTTCTACTAATTGCTATGGATGTGCGTGAAGTGGAAGACACAAAGAGAATGGTTAATGAAACCGTGGATGCATTTGGTAGAATTGACCATTTGGTTAATAACGCAGCCGGTAATTTTATCGTGCCCGCAGAAAAGCTATCCCCAAACGGATGGAATTCGGTCATCAATATTGTATTAAATGGAACGTTCTACTGCAGTCAGGCCGTCGGTAACTATTGGATAGAAAACCAAATCAAAGGATCTATTTTAAACATGGTCGCTACATATGCATGGGGTGCAGGAGCTGGTGTTATTCATTCTGCATCGGCAAAAGCTGGAGTGCTTGCTATGACGAGAACGCTTGCTGTGGAGTGGGGAAGTAAGTATGGAATCAGAGCTAATGCCATTGCTCCGGGACCGATTGAACGGACAGGGGGAGCAGAGCGATTGTTTCAATCCGAAGAAGCGACGGAACGCACGTTGAAGTCTGTTCCTCTTGGTAGAGTAGGACAACCTGAAGAAATTGCTGGTCTTGCTCGTTTTATACTCTCCGATGAAGCCGCTTACATGAACGGGGAAGTCGTTACGTTGGATGGAGGTCAGTGGCTGAATAAATTTCCATTTTAA
- the lepB gene encoding signal peptidase I — protein MSEQSKNEWLEWIKAIVVAIALAFILRTFFFATSIVEGASMDPTLENGERVMFNKIIYYIDEPERGDIVIIERPVKSYVKRIVGQPGDTIEIRDHTLFINGKEQNQPYLNQTAIHATRDFGKVEIPEDHYFVMGDNRSISKDSRNGLGFVEESEIIGRTELVIYPFNEWGLTN, from the coding sequence GTGTCAGAGCAATCTAAGAACGAATGGCTCGAGTGGATTAAAGCCATCGTCGTAGCCATTGCGTTAGCATTCATTTTACGTACTTTTTTCTTTGCTACTTCTATTGTAGAAGGCGCCAGTATGGACCCGACACTTGAAAATGGTGAACGCGTCATGTTCAACAAAATTATTTATTACATTGATGAACCCGAACGGGGAGACATCGTCATTATTGAAAGGCCGGTAAAGAGTTATGTGAAGCGCATTGTAGGTCAGCCGGGAGATACGATTGAAATACGCGATCATACTTTGTTCATAAATGGGAAAGAACAAAATCAGCCCTACCTTAATCAAACAGCGATTCACGCCACTAGAGACTTTGGTAAAGTAGAGATCCCAGAAGACCACTATTTTGTGATGGGAGATAACCGTTCCATCAGTAAAGACAGCCGTAATGGACTTGGTTTCGTTGAAGAAAGCGAGATTATCGGTCGAACAGAGCTCGTGATTTATCCATTTAATGAGTGGGGTCTGACGAATTAA
- the trhA gene encoding PAQR family membrane homeostasis protein TrhA produces MMTHTFSRREEIANAITHGIGAVLSVGMLVMLVVFASLEGNAWHVVSVSIYGVTMLVLFVSSTLVHSFPAGKMKDLFEIFDHSAIYLFIAGTYTPILLVPLRGSLGWTLFGIIWGMAILGIIFKVFFVKRFVVLSTLFYVLMGWLLIIAWGPLTTEVPAAGITYLILGGVMYSIGSIFYVWRSFTYHHMVWHLFVLGGSIFHFFTIFFYVI; encoded by the coding sequence ATGATGACACACACGTTTTCAAGACGCGAAGAAATAGCGAACGCTATTACGCACGGGATTGGTGCTGTATTAAGTGTAGGTATGCTGGTGATGCTGGTCGTATTTGCAAGTCTGGAAGGAAACGCCTGGCATGTGGTGTCCGTTTCTATATACGGGGTTACCATGCTTGTGCTGTTCGTTTCTTCTACACTTGTGCATAGTTTTCCAGCTGGGAAAATGAAAGACTTATTCGAGATTTTCGATCATTCAGCTATCTATTTGTTTATTGCAGGGACCTATACCCCGATCCTACTCGTGCCACTGCGTGGTTCCTTAGGATGGACACTGTTTGGAATTATATGGGGAATGGCTATTTTAGGGATCATTTTCAAAGTCTTTTTTGTAAAACGTTTTGTCGTTCTTTCTACACTATTCTATGTACTAATGGGATGGCTTCTTATTATTGCGTGGGGACCGTTAACCACTGAAGTGCCGGCAGCAGGAATAACTTACCTGATCCTCGGGGGTGTGATGTATTCCATCGGTTCAATCTTTTATGTATGGAGAAGCTTCACGTACCACCATATGGTTTGGCATTTATTTGTGCTTGGTGGCTCTATTTTTCATTTCTTCACTATTTTCTTCTATGTAATCTAA
- a CDS encoding aminotransferase A → MEQYINPRLNDIQISGIRRFFNMVNQYDDVISLTIGQPDFYTPDHIKQAAVNAIQYNRTTYTPNAGILELRQAIEQYVSEKYGLSYQAEEEIIVTVGASQAIDATLRTILTPGDEVILPGPVYPGYEPLIKLAGATPVYVDTRGQDFKLTAKQLEQSITSKTKAVILPYPSNPTGVSLTESELRGIADVLKKYKLFGLADEIYSELVYTGNHTSIAQFSDVRDHIIVINGISKSHAMTGWRIGFLLAPSWLAKHILKVHQYNVSCPTSISQYAALEALTNGKEDPSFMKEEYKERRDYVMRRLSGMGLDYVVPDGAFYIFPKFPMDGMTSFEKAVQLLEECRLALVPGDAFSTYGEGYMRLSYAYSQDTLKKGLDRLEAFLAD, encoded by the coding sequence ATGGAACAATATATCAATCCCCGCCTAAACGATATCCAAATATCAGGAATTCGCCGCTTTTTTAATATGGTGAACCAATATGATGATGTCATATCCCTTACAATTGGCCAGCCAGATTTTTATACACCTGATCATATTAAGCAGGCCGCCGTAAATGCGATCCAGTATAACAGGACGACTTACACTCCGAATGCTGGAATTCTTGAGCTAAGACAGGCCATCGAACAATATGTATCCGAAAAATATGGGTTATCCTATCAAGCCGAGGAAGAAATAATCGTGACGGTCGGAGCCTCCCAGGCGATTGATGCCACACTTCGAACTATTCTTACCCCAGGAGACGAAGTTATTTTACCAGGTCCTGTTTACCCTGGATATGAACCTTTGATTAAACTTGCGGGAGCCACCCCCGTGTATGTAGATACGAGAGGGCAGGATTTTAAACTCACAGCTAAGCAGCTTGAACAATCCATAACATCAAAAACGAAAGCCGTTATCCTTCCCTATCCATCTAATCCTACGGGAGTTTCGTTGACGGAAAGTGAGTTACGCGGAATTGCAGATGTATTGAAGAAATATAAACTGTTCGGATTGGCCGATGAAATTTATAGTGAACTGGTTTATACGGGGAATCATACATCCATCGCCCAGTTTTCGGATGTCCGGGATCACATCATTGTAATTAACGGTATTTCCAAGTCCCATGCCATGACCGGGTGGAGAATTGGCTTTTTACTTGCTCCCTCCTGGCTTGCCAAGCACATCTTAAAAGTACATCAGTACAATGTTTCCTGCCCGACTTCGATCAGCCAGTATGCAGCGCTCGAAGCATTGACTAATGGAAAAGAAGATCCCTCCTTTATGAAGGAAGAGTATAAAGAACGAAGGGATTATGTAATGAGACGGTTATCTGGAATGGGACTTGACTACGTCGTGCCTGACGGAGCCTTTTATATCTTCCCTAAGTTTCCTATGGATGGGATGACGAGTTTTGAAAAAGCCGTCCAGCTTTTAGAAGAGTGCCGTCTTGCCTTGGTTCCTGGGGATGCATTTTCTACTTACGGCGAAGGGTACATGCGATTATCGTATGCTTATAGTCAGGACACCCTCAAAAAAGGACTGGACAGACTGGAAGCTTTTCTCGCCGATTAA
- a CDS encoding DNA alkylation repair protein yields the protein MKRSEQIKSAIIHTFQEHQNKENRPAMEAYMKHQFLFYGIKSPERTPILRPIYKEYRTISETERMDAAILLFQQPERECHYAALGLLEKGVKKAVPSSIAVYKELMMTASWWDTVDMIASNLCGGYFKRYPEQLRPITENWSHSSNLWVRRSSMLHQLKYKEQTDKGLLFETARQLKGEKEFFIEKAIGWALREYSKTDTEAVVQLLESESFRPLTKREGLKWAKNKGLLSS from the coding sequence GTGAAGAGAAGCGAACAAATTAAGTCCGCCATTATTCACACCTTCCAGGAGCATCAAAATAAAGAGAACAGGCCGGCTATGGAAGCCTACATGAAACACCAGTTCCTGTTTTATGGCATTAAAAGTCCTGAGCGCACACCCATTCTGCGTCCGATTTATAAAGAATATAGGACGATTTCGGAAACTGAACGGATGGATGCGGCCATCCTGCTATTCCAGCAGCCAGAAAGGGAATGTCATTATGCAGCTCTTGGATTATTGGAAAAAGGTGTGAAGAAAGCCGTTCCATCTTCTATCGCGGTTTATAAAGAACTGATGATGACTGCCTCATGGTGGGATACCGTGGATATGATTGCGTCCAATTTATGCGGCGGATATTTTAAGCGTTATCCTGAACAATTAAGACCAATCACTGAAAACTGGAGCCATTCCAGCAACCTTTGGGTAAGGCGTTCCAGCATGCTTCATCAATTAAAGTATAAAGAGCAGACAGATAAGGGGTTATTATTCGAGACGGCACGTCAGCTGAAGGGCGAGAAAGAGTTTTTTATCGAAAAAGCAATAGGCTGGGCGCTTCGCGAATATAGTAAAACAGATACGGAAGCCGTAGTCCAATTATTGGAGTCGGAATCTTTCCGGCCTTTGACCAAAAGAGAAGGATTAAAGTGGGCAAAGAACAAAGGACTGCTATCTTCTTAA
- the cbpB gene encoding cyclic-di-AMP-binding protein CbpB produces MVSLEKEALVIPKVSELMISSEKVAHVQVGNPLEHALLVLVKTGYSSIPVLDPTFKFKGVISKSKILEETLGIEEFELNRLSDIQVKEVMDKDFPYLHHEDSMIDALHKLIDFPFVCVIDDDGEFDGIVTRRTILKQFSKHYHETFKWV; encoded by the coding sequence ATGGTAAGTTTAGAAAAAGAAGCATTAGTTATTCCAAAAGTATCCGAGTTAATGATTTCTTCTGAAAAAGTAGCTCATGTCCAAGTTGGCAATCCATTGGAGCACGCTTTGCTGGTACTGGTAAAGACCGGTTATTCTTCTATTCCTGTTTTAGATCCGACCTTTAAGTTTAAAGGGGTCATCAGTAAGTCGAAGATTTTAGAAGAAACTCTAGGCATTGAAGAATTTGAATTAAACCGTTTATCTGATATTCAAGTAAAAGAAGTGATGGATAAGGATTTTCCATATCTCCATCATGAAGACAGTATGATTGACGCTTTGCATAAGTTAATTGATTTTCCTTTCGTCTGTGTAATTGACGATGATGGTGAATTTGATGGAATTGTCACCCGGCGTACCATTCTTAAGCAATTTAGTAAGCATTATCACGAGACATTTAAATGGGTATAA
- a CDS encoding YkyB family protein — MKNYALSNRELAESLFIVNRHAKTAPEPKHLYDIKKYTIDKLLQESRAKKIGLHFSDHPKLSQQHSTLLIEIAGYYFHIPANKQDFDQLEHLGKVDQSYRNPKPKLSLSKAKRILYRYLNWEQPVKKQPAYASQSRPASSFLGQRDVSLWNQRRRKHN, encoded by the coding sequence ATGAAGAATTATGCTCTCTCAAACAGAGAATTGGCCGAATCCCTGTTTATTGTTAACCGACACGCCAAAACGGCACCCGAACCTAAACACTTATATGATATAAAAAAATATACAATTGATAAACTTCTGCAGGAAAGCCGCGCTAAAAAAATTGGACTCCATTTCTCAGATCACCCTAAGCTAAGCCAGCAACATTCCACCCTCCTCATTGAAATTGCCGGGTACTACTTTCATATTCCAGCGAACAAACAGGATTTCGACCAGTTAGAACACCTGGGTAAAGTCGACCAGTCGTACAGAAATCCAAAACCAAAATTGTCTCTGTCCAAAGCCAAGCGAATACTTTATCGTTATTTGAATTGGGAACAGCCTGTGAAGAAGCAGCCAGCCTACGCCTCTCAGTCCCGTCCTGCTTCCAGTTTTCTTGGCCAGCGTGATGTATCCCTGTGGAACCAAAGACGCCGTAAGCATAATTAA
- a CDS encoding FbpB family small basic protein: protein MRMSRISFEELVAQNKQQLLEDQKAIDKIEELIDEKHTKKLESSYVN, encoded by the coding sequence ATGAGAATGAGCAGAATCTCTTTTGAAGAATTAGTCGCTCAAAATAAACAACAGCTTTTAGAAGATCAGAAAGCCATTGATAAAATTGAAGAACTAATAGATGAAAAACACACAAAGAAACTTGAATCCTCTTATGTTAACTGA
- a CDS encoding PLDc N-terminal domain-containing protein — protein sequence MEFNLTLLFTFLLFGLLLLVLNIVTSIWSYRDSRRKGRSSEFAIMVLLGTLFFPVIGLIVYLVIRNDS from the coding sequence ATGGAATTTAACCTGACGCTTCTGTTCACCTTTCTTTTATTTGGTCTGCTTTTATTGGTTTTAAATATCGTAACGAGTATATGGTCCTACCGTGACTCTCGAAGAAAAGGGAGGAGTTCGGAGTTTGCCATAATGGTTTTACTCGGCACCTTGTTTTTCCCTGTCATAGGTCTCATCGTCTATTTAGTCATCAGAAATGATAGTTAG
- a CDS encoding chemotaxis protein, whose translation MENQQGVLLESGTNELEIVEFGIGTNRFGINVIKVKEILNPQPITHIPHSHPSVEGIIEIRGEVVPVVDTAHALGFDPSAQPAQDKFILAEFNQMKIAFHVHTVTRIHRISWEQMEKPKKMYQGLETKITGIVKMEGDMLLLLDFEKVAADISPESSITKEQLRNLGERERSEKRIMVVEDSSLLRALLQETLEEAGYDQTVVFEDGKEALDHLKQLVDEGKVVEEEYQLVITDIEMPQKDGHHLTKIIKENEEMTALPVIIFSSLITNDLRHKGEKVGAEAQVSKPEILELVKWIDHYIL comes from the coding sequence ATGGAAAATCAGCAAGGCGTACTCCTGGAAAGTGGAACGAATGAGCTGGAAATCGTAGAATTCGGCATTGGAACCAATCGATTCGGTATCAACGTAATTAAAGTAAAAGAGATACTTAACCCGCAGCCTATTACTCATATTCCTCACTCGCATCCTTCCGTGGAAGGAATTATAGAAATAAGAGGGGAAGTCGTGCCTGTGGTTGATACCGCTCACGCTCTGGGCTTTGACCCTTCAGCTCAACCTGCACAGGATAAATTCATTCTAGCGGAGTTTAATCAAATGAAAATTGCTTTTCATGTGCATACGGTCACACGAATTCATCGGATTTCCTGGGAGCAGATGGAGAAACCAAAAAAAATGTATCAAGGACTGGAAACGAAAATTACAGGTATTGTAAAAATGGAGGGCGACATGCTGCTGCTTTTGGATTTTGAAAAAGTGGCCGCTGATATTAGTCCTGAGTCCAGTATCACTAAGGAACAGTTACGGAACCTTGGGGAAAGGGAGAGATCCGAAAAAAGGATTATGGTCGTTGAAGACTCCAGCCTTCTCCGGGCGTTGTTACAGGAGACACTTGAAGAAGCGGGGTATGACCAGACTGTTGTATTCGAGGATGGAAAAGAAGCACTCGATCATCTTAAGCAGCTAGTGGATGAAGGGAAAGTGGTAGAAGAAGAATACCAGTTGGTCATCACGGACATTGAAATGCCGCAGAAGGATGGGCATCATCTGACGAAAATCATTAAAGAAAATGAAGAGATGACGGCTCTTCCGGTTATCATTTTTTCTTCTTTAATTACAAATGATCTTCGCCATAAAGGGGAAAAGGTCGGAGCCGAGGCGCAAGTATCCAAACCTGAAATTCTTGAACTGGTCAAATGGATCGATCACTATATCTTATAA
- a CDS encoding metallophosphoesterase translates to MKLTRRKFIKNMVRSFLGFLGLSGLSYYYAKYIEPDLLTVKKFSINHSKIPKSFHNVDILQFSDTHIGFHYDLNKFEQLVETMNQRNPDLILFTGDLVDEPQTYSFTDRLPALLNRLEAPLGKYWIYGNHDHGGYGTEKIYEVMSRGGFTLLQNEHTSIQKEGESFTLAGLDDVMLGRPDIEETLAQRSENSFTLFLAHEPDIADQVQRYGVDVQLSGHSHGGQVQLPIYGYLVTPPLAEKYVEGHYRLPDGMDLFVSRGLGTTRMPYRFLCRPEFSIFRLKSPEI, encoded by the coding sequence ATGAAATTAACCAGGCGCAAGTTCATTAAGAATATGGTGCGCAGTTTTCTAGGATTTCTAGGTTTAAGTGGACTGAGCTACTATTATGCCAAGTATATAGAACCTGATTTATTAACCGTAAAAAAGTTCAGCATTAACCATTCGAAGATTCCCAAAAGCTTTCATAACGTCGATATCCTTCAATTCTCCGATACACACATCGGATTTCATTATGATTTAAATAAATTCGAGCAGCTGGTCGAAACCATGAATCAAAGAAACCCGGATTTAATTTTATTTACCGGGGATTTAGTAGATGAACCGCAGACCTACTCCTTTACGGATCGGCTGCCAGCCTTATTAAACCGATTAGAAGCTCCACTCGGAAAGTACTGGATTTATGGCAACCATGACCATGGTGGATACGGTACAGAGAAGATTTATGAAGTTATGTCACGCGGAGGGTTTACCCTGCTTCAAAATGAACACACATCGATTCAGAAAGAAGGCGAATCCTTTACCCTTGCCGGACTAGATGACGTAATGCTTGGACGTCCAGACATAGAAGAGACCCTGGCCCAACGTAGCGAAAACAGTTTCACGCTTTTTCTCGCCCATGAACCTGACATAGCTGACCAAGTCCAGCGGTATGGGGTAGATGTTCAGTTATCTGGTCACAGTCACGGCGGACAAGTACAGCTCCCTATCTACGGCTACCTGGTTACACCTCCTTTAGCTGAAAAATATGTAGAGGGTCATTATCGTCTCCCAGATGGAATGGATTTATTTGTAAGCCGAGGTTTAGGTACTACACGGATGCCCTACCGCTTTCTCTGTCGCCCGGAATTCTCGATCTTCCGCTTAAAATCACCAGAAATCTAA
- a CDS encoding aspartyl-phosphate phosphatase Spo0E family protein, protein MTTSKEDPVSIKIEALRKRMTEVALEKGFSSEETVKISQELDAVLNQIEHKANK, encoded by the coding sequence GTGACTACATCAAAGGAAGATCCTGTTTCCATTAAAATAGAAGCACTTCGCAAACGGATGACTGAAGTTGCGTTAGAAAAAGGTTTTTCCAGTGAAGAGACAGTTAAAATCAGCCAGGAGTTAGATGCTGTCCTCAATCAAATTGAACATAAAGCTAATAAGTAA